Genomic segment of Pseudothermotoga sp.:
TCCGAGCGCATGAGGACTGTGGAAGAGCTGCTGAGAGAATTCGGTATCTGGGAGTTGAGGGACCAGTACGCTTCGGATCTTTCTGGTGGAGAAAAGAGGAGGCTCGAATTGGCCAGAATGATGGCTTTAAAACCTCTCTTCCTCCTCTTAGATGAGCCATTCGTCGGTATCGATCCAAAAACGGTCAAAGACATACAGCACATGATACGCACTCTCAGCGCAAGGAACATAGGCATAATCGTTACCGATCACAGCGTCGATGCCCTCGTACCGGTGGTCGACAAACTGTACATAATACATAAAGGTAAGATCATAGCGCACGGTGAACCTGATTCTGTGTTGAACGATCCGATCGTTAAGGAGGTCTATCTCGGCACATGAACGTTGCGGTCGTGGGTTATTCTGGGCCTGTCGATCGCCCACCGGTGTGCGAAATAGCACAGGTGTGTGTCGAACTCGGCACGGAGTTGGCCAAGAACGGTTATACTATCGTTTGTGGTGGTAGAGACGGTGTCATGGAACTCGTCTCGTTGGGAGCCAGAAGAGTCAACGGCACGGTCATAGGTGTTCTGCCCAGGGAAGAGGAAGGCAATCCACACTTGACGGTGAAGATCAGAACACCGTTCGATAACGTAACGAGGTCTTTGGTCCTGATCGAAACGAGTGACGTGGTCGTGTCAGTCGGTGGAGAGGTCGGTACAGCTATAGAAGTTTTGGTCGCTTACGCTAAGGGAAAACCCATCATACTGTTCGTTGGTACCGGTGGCTGGACTGACAGGTTTGCGGAGGTTTTGATTGAAGGTCGTTTCTTGGACAGTCGAAGAAACGTCGCTGTTCATAAAGCTAGGACTGTGCGGGAAATCCTTCAGCTACTGGAGGCAATGAGGAGGTAGGACCGTGAGCGAGGTGAGGTTGAGGTTCGCACCGAGCCCGACAGGATATCTACACGTCGGTGGTGCCAGAACTGCACTCTTCAATTGGTTGTACGCTCGCAAGATGCATGGAAAGTTCATCATAAGGATAGAGGATACAGACCTTCAAAGATCAACTATGGAGTACGAAAAGGCGATACTTGAAGCACTCAGATGGTGTGGGTTGGATTGGGATGAAGGTCCAGACGTGGGGGGACCGTTCGGACCTTACAGGCAGAGTGAAAGAACGCGCGCTGGTATCTATGCAGAATACGCACGAAGACTCGTTGAAAAAGGCTGTGCTTATTACACTGTTTACGACAAATTGGATAGGAAAAAAGAGTTATTCAAAACTTTCGAATTTCCAAAAAAATATGTCGAAGAAGGATACGACGTTACTGTGAGTTTCAAAGTGCCTGAAGGCAAGACAAAATTCTATGATCTGTTGAAGGGCGAAGTCGAGTTCGATAATTCCACGATAGAAGACTTCGTCATGATCAAATCGGATGGTTTTCCAACGTACAACTTCGCCGTAGTCATAGACGATCATCTGATGCAGATAACTCATGTCTTTCGTGGTGAGGACCACGTTTCAAACACTCCAAAACAGATAATGCTCTATCGAGCGCTCGGATGGGATATCCCACAGTTCATGCATGTGCCTCTGATACTCGGTTTCGATCGAACTCCACTCAGCAAGAGGCACGGTGCGACGAGCGTGGAACATTTCAGAAGTATTGGAATACTGAGCAGGGGTTTGATGAATTATCTCGCATTGCTCGGTTGGAGTGTGGGAGAAGAAGAGATCTTCAACGTGAAGGAAAGAATAGATCAGTTCGACCCATCTACGATCTCGAACAAAGGTGTCATATTCGATCCGGCGAAGTTGGAGTGGGTGAACGGAAAGCACATGCGAACGATGAACGTCGAAGAATTGCTCAAAGAATTCGAAGATTGGATTCGTTATACAGATAAAAAGATGCCATCGACGGAAAGGAACTACACCTTGAAGGTCTTAGAAATATGTCGAGAGAAAGTCAACACACTCGCACAACTTTACGAATTCAGCTATCCATTCTTCTTCGACGATTTCAAGTTCGAAGATCAGTTCGTCTCAGAATATCTGACAAGTCCCTACGCAGAGGATG
This window contains:
- a CDS encoding TIGR00725 family protein, with product MNVAVVGYSGPVDRPPVCEIAQVCVELGTELAKNGYTIVCGGRDGVMELVSLGARRVNGTVIGVLPREEEGNPHLTVKIRTPFDNVTRSLVLIETSDVVVSVGGEVGTAIEVLVAYAKGKPIILFVGTGGWTDRFAEVLIEGRFLDSRRNVAVHKARTVREILQLLEAMRR
- the gltX gene encoding glutamate--tRNA ligase, with amino-acid sequence MSEVRLRFAPSPTGYLHVGGARTALFNWLYARKMHGKFIIRIEDTDLQRSTMEYEKAILEALRWCGLDWDEGPDVGGPFGPYRQSERTRAGIYAEYARRLVEKGCAYYTVYDKLDRKKELFKTFEFPKKYVEEGYDVTVSFKVPEGKTKFYDLLKGEVEFDNSTIEDFVMIKSDGFPTYNFAVVIDDHLMQITHVFRGEDHVSNTPKQIMLYRALGWDIPQFMHVPLILGFDRTPLSKRHGATSVEHFRSIGILSRGLMNYLALLGWSVGEEEIFNVKERIDQFDPSTISNKGVIFDPAKLEWVNGKHMRTMNVEELLKEFEDWIRYTDKKMPSTERNYTLKVLEICREKVNTLAQLYEFSYPFFFDDFKFEDQFVSEYLTSPYAEDVLKKALEMFKSLDDWSVGGTEKVCRELAQLGVASKNKVFQTIRGAVTGRLVTPGLFETLAILGKERTLERLAKALSYRSRLTQQSC
- the lptB gene encoding LPS export ABC transporter ATP-binding protein, translated to MSVILCRGLVKKFGRKTVVDGVDLEVRQGEVIGLLGPNGAGKTTLFNMVLGLVTPTKGDVYLDGRKITNMPVSERARLGITYLQQETSVFTGMKVWENIDFVLRFRMKDRSERMRTVEELLREFGIWELRDQYASDLSGGEKRRLELARMMALKPLFLLLDEPFVGIDPKTVKDIQHMIRTLSARNIGIIVTDHSVDALVPVVDKLYIIHKGKIIAHGEPDSVLNDPIVKEVYLGT